The proteins below are encoded in one region of Vanessa tameamea isolate UH-Manoa-2023 chromosome Z, ilVanTame1 primary haplotype, whole genome shotgun sequence:
- the LOC113404232 gene encoding uncharacterized protein LOC113404232: MDLIKYALVLFFMFVDSDAGGHGEKHHDHVKLHVPEFIHHDHHTKVITIHHHHHKPKKEHHHHHHHHHQQKPHVIPHGNHYHHHKKTHSVSKGHSSHKEHGHHGHHGHHGHHGSHGHHGHEHKHHDAPSVGYDSPSVNYDYPAISYEPPKFNYNPGPSYGSDYGSFTPSVPDIPSSPHVHGVVHTVKQVKVFDSLPGALPSVSSGKVNTASHGYEVREQEEEGDDDVFTAVNTLSQTYPASFGYVRSAAAHTENDPFSEIAQQSTAQSPNHDPFAAVEHPTSFANFEGATGSGDAFGTISVPIQGTALPNIQPSQFTGNAINDATGFDDPNNIIIGDVSSTALLSPDESFSDDSPVSFSREAGIQQTIKTGGVESVVY, from the exons ATGGACTTAATAAAATACGCTTTAGTGCTGTTTTTTATGTTCGTCGACAGCGACGCCGGAGGTCATGGAGAGAAACATCA cGATCACGTCAAGTTACATGTGCCCGAATTCATCCACCACGACCATCATACAAAAGTGATTACAATACACCACCATCATCATAAGCCTAAGAAGGAAcatcatcaccaccatcatcatcatcaccaacAAAAGCCACATGTTATACCACACGGTAATCATTATCATCACCATAAGAAAACTCATTCCGTGTCTAAAGGTCATTCTAGTCATAAGGAACACGGCCACCATGGTCATCATGGGCATCACGGTCACCATGGCTCTCATGGGCACCATGGGCATGAACATAAACATCATGATGCGCCATCTGTAGGCTATGACTCGCCATCTGTAAACTACGATTATCCCGCTATCAGCTATGAACCAcccaaatttaattacaatccCGGTCCATCCTATGGAAGTGATTATGGATCATTCACGCCTTCTGTACCAGATATTCCAAGTTCACCTCACGTACACGGTGTCGTTCATACAGTTAAACAAGTTAAAGTTTTCGATTCTTTACCCGGTGCACTACCGAGTGTATCATCCGGAAAGGTTAATACAGCTTCGCATGGTTATGAAGTAAGAGAACAGGAAGAGGAGGGTGATGATGACGTATTCACTGCCGTTAACACTCTATCGCAAACGTACCCAGCCTCTTTCGGATACGTGAGAAGTGCCGCAGCTCATACAGAAAATGATCCCTTTTCAGAGATCGCCCAACAGAGTACCGCTCAATCACCCAATCACGACCCTTTCGCAGCTGTAGAACATCCAACCTCATTCGCAAATTTCGAAGGTGCAACTGGGTCAGGTGACGCATTTGGTACTATATCTGTCCCTATTCAAGGTACTGCATTGCCAAACATTCAACCTTCACAATTCACTGGAAATGCTATAAATGATGCTACAGGATTTGATGatcctaataatataataataggcGATGTGAGTAGTACTGCTCTTCTATCTCCTGATGAAAGTTTTAGCGATGATTCGCCCGTGTCCTTTAGCAGAGAAGCTGGTATACAGCAAACTATTAAAACTGGCGGGGTTGAAAGCgtcgtttattaa